The genomic window CCCCCCGAAAGCGCACGATGTCAGCAAGGCGATTGACAAGGCGAACGGAGAAACTGGCCGGTTGCTGAGGTTCACGGGATGGATGCGGGAAACGGGGCTCACGGCACGGCAGATTGACGAAGCCACCGAGACGAATATGGGGGGGCACTACCTGACGGCCAAGAGCCAACCTGCCATCCCGACTCGGTGCCAATGGGCCAAACTGCGCCCTTTGTGCGGCGATATCCCTGCGTGGGTCGATGAGTTGGTTGATCGCATCGAAGCCGAGCGGGAGGTGGTGGGGCAGGACACCAAGGCGCGGAGCACGAGTGGGAAAAGTGCACTCCCCTCAGTCGGCGGGGAAACGGTTTATGAGACGTGGGACATCACCGCCCCCGCCACCGCCGCCGCCCGCGAGTGGGCAGGTTGGGGCACGGCGCTCAAACCAGCGTGGGAGCCGATCATTGTGGCGCGGAAGCCGCTCGAAGGCACCGTAGCCGAGAATGTGCTGCGGCACGGGACGGGGGCGCTAAATGTGGACGGGTGCAGGGTGGGGACGGTGGATGATGTCCCATCTGTTCACGCTACAAGGCGGTCAGATTATCCACAGTCCTACAAGGGAGATGGCGCTGGGTGGGGAAGATCGAGGGGTGGGTTCGCTGGGGATAGTGTCTGCTGGGAACCGAATGGAGGCCGCTGGCCCGCGAACCTGATCCACGACGGCAGCGACGAGGTGGTTGGGCTGTTTCCGCAGACGACGAGCGGGAGTGGTCAGCGAAGGCCGAAACCGACAGAGAACCGAGCGGCATACATGGCAGGCTGGCCTGCAAACGGATACGAACGCGACGGCGACTCCGGTTCCGCCGCCCGCTTCTTCTACTGCGCCAAGGCGAGCAAGGCGGACCGGGAAGAGGGGTGCGAGGGGTTGGATGAAAAGGAACTCAAGGCATACGGTGACTTTGAGGGAACGCCTGAACATGGCCCGAAAAAGAACGTCCGTGCCAAGAACCACCACCCGACCGTCAAACCTACCGCCCTCATGCGCTACCTGTGCCGCCTCGTGACGCACCCGGATGGTGTGGTGCTTGACCCGTTCGCCGGGAGCGGCAGCACGGGCAAGGCGGCCATGCTGGAGGGCTTCCGCTTCATCGGCATTGAGCGCGACCCAGAGTACGCCAAGATCGCCGAGGCACGCATCAGCGCCGCACTGCTCCCATTGGAGGCGATAACATGAGCCGCTGGTGCCGGGAGATGATTCGCTCCAACAACCAGGAGATCGCCGATGAGTAACCTGCCCGCCCAACTGGACGCCAAACTTGGTGCCATCAACGAGACCTTCTCCGTCAAGGACTTGATCGACGCCGCCGCGCAGGCACGAAAGGAGCAGCCATGAGCATTGAGACCATCGTGTGGGCTGTCGTCGGAGCCAACGTCGCCCTGTTCCTGTTCGGCGCCGCCATGACGCGCCGGCAGAAGCGCCGCGACCGGCCCCGGATCAGGTGCTGGAGGCCGGACGAGAAGGGAGGGCCAGATGGCCGAGGTCCTGCTGCGTAGGTGCGCCTGCTATGCCTACAAGATCCGCGACAAGGCCAAGCGCCGCACCGCGGATGGGTGTCGCTTCTGTGTCCGCGACGGCGGCCCGATCTGCGGGCTCCGAGTGAAGTCGGGCATCTGCACGCGCGCGCCAGGCCATCGCGGAGACTGCGTGGCGTGCGGGCACAAGATCCACGACCTGCGCAGGCAGAACAACCGGCGCATCATCCTGTGGGGGCAGAGGGGATGAGCGAGACCCGCTTCACCGTCCGCCCGGGCGACCGCCTCCAGATCACGATTCACGGGCTTCCGGGCCGCTATGTGCGATGGCAGGCCGCGGCCGGTGCGTTCCGCGAGGCTGGGGCCATCCTCGGCGTGGCGATCACGCTCCTCTCGGGCGCCTGGCCCAGCGGGAGGCCGCGATGAGCAGCGCGAAGCGGAGGGCAACATGAATGGACGAACACACGTTGACCTGTTTTCCGGGCTGGGAGGCTTTTCTCTCGCGGCGGCCGCCAATGGAGTCAGAACCGTCCAGTTCTGCGAAATCGACCAGCGATGCAGAGACTTCCTTGCCCGCACCTTCCCCGGAGTGCCCATCCATGACGACGTGCGCACTCTCGGCTTGGCCGACGCCGCGAGCGGAAGACAGCGAGATGACGGGGGCGCACCGGGGAGTGCCGGACACGCTGACGAGCGCGACAAGGACGATTGGAGAT from bacterium includes these protein-coding regions:
- a CDS encoding site-specific DNA-methyltransferase translates to PPKAHDVSKAIDKANGETGRLLRFTGWMRETGLTARQIDEATETNMGGHYLTAKSQPAIPTRCQWAKLRPLCGDIPAWVDELVDRIEAEREVVGQDTKARSTSGKSALPSVGGETVYETWDITAPATAAAREWAGWGTALKPAWEPIIVARKPLEGTVAENVLRHGTGALNVDGCRVGTVDDVPSVHATRRSDYPQSYKGDGAGWGRSRGGFAGDSVCWEPNGGRWPANLIHDGSDEVVGLFPQTTSGSGQRRPKPTENRAAYMAGWPANGYERDGDSGSAARFFYCAKASKADREEGCEGLDEKELKAYGDFEGTPEHGPKKNVRAKNHHPTVKPTALMRYLCRLVTHPDGVVLDPFAGSGSTGKAAMLEGFRFIGIERDPEYAKIAEARISAALLPLEAIT